In the Topomyia yanbarensis strain Yona2022 chromosome 3, ASM3024719v1, whole genome shotgun sequence genome, one interval contains:
- the LOC131688094 gene encoding uncharacterized protein LOC131688094 → MIDVDHACEKAAKAINTSARIMPNNAVPCSSKRHLLATVSSSILKYGDPVWVAALETQRNRVKLTSTFRLIAMQVASACRTISSEEMANWQHDWDSSEKGRWIHRLILVLSTWVNRHGEVTFYLTQFLSGHGCFKQYLHQFGHAVSPFCSERIDVEERPEHAVLACPRFYAALNVENIAAEMCPDEGT, encoded by the coding sequence ATGATAGATGTCGACCATGCCTGCGAGAAGGCGGCCAAAGCTATAAACACTTCAGCCAGAATCATGCCGAACAACGCCGTGCCATGCAGTAGCAAGAGGCATCTTCTGGCTACCGTATCATCGTCGATACTGAAGTATGGAGACCCGGTTTGGGTTGCGGCGCTGGAAACACAGCGGAATCGAGTAAAGCTGACTAGTACGTTCAGGCTCATAGCCATGCAGGTCGCAAGCGCATGCAGGACTATCTCTTCAGAAGAAATGGCGAATTGGCAGCATGATTGGGACTCgtcggagaaaggaaggtggattCACAGACTCATACTGGTTCTCTCGACTTGGGTAAATAGGCATGGCGAAGTAACCTTCTATCTGACGCAGTTCCTGTCTGGTCATGGTTGTTTTAAACAGTACCTACATCAGTTTGGACACGCTGTGTCACCCTTTTGTTCGGAGCGCATAGACGTCGAGGAAAGACCGGAGCATGCGGTCCTCGCCTGTCCTAGATTTTACGCAGCGCTTAACGTGGAGAATATTGCGGCAGAGATGTGTCCTGACGAGGGCACATAG